The Pyrenophora tritici-repentis strain M4 chromosome 9, whole genome shotgun sequence sequence TTAGAATCAACGCCATCATCATACGCAGGGTAAGGTGGACGAGGAAGCAATTTCAACATACCGATCAATGCAGCTCCCAGGTACCCTTACAGCAACTCTCTTAACACTAAACCCGCATTCGCCAAACACGCGGATATACCACGGTTCCAAACCCGCACTCCGCAGCATAACTCTTCCTTTTACCTTGAGCGCGTGGTTCAATGCGCGGATCTGTTTAAGCGCCTGTGTCCCCGTTGGCGGGAACCAATCCATAGAGTCcatgacgacgacgatggTAAGCGTGCCTGGCCGCATGCGCGCAATGACTTCTGAGATTTCATCTGTGTGGATACGTAGACCGTTGAAGGCGTTGGGCTTGGAGAGCTTGAGGTGTGATTTGGGAGACAAATAGGTTGGATGCGAGGTAGGTGTGTAGTGGCCGAGGAGGGTGAGGAGGTAATAGTGGTTTGAGGTGCTGAGGAGTGTAGTGTTGATGACGGGCTCGAAGGTGTTCAGGACGTATTCGTAGATTGCGTTTCCGCTGGTGGATTTGAGGGCGTCGTCAGAGGGCTCCTCGTGGAAGGCCATGTAGTCTGCGGCAGCGTCGGGCTTAGGGGCTTTGGTGTCGTCGTAGTCAGATGTCTTTTGGAAGTCGACTTCTATGACGGCGCGTTGCGTGGGGGGTACGCCGAGGGCTTTCCAGAGCCACTTTTCGTTGCCGAGAATGGCCCAGGTGAGGATCTTGGAGTGCAGGACTGTCTTGATGGAACGTTGCCAGATCTCGCGTTGCTCGTTGAGGGTCTGGGCTGTACAGAGTCTCTTGACGTCTTCGGTCATGCCGAGGATGCGGAAGAGCCAGCCTGCGATTGCGAGGGCGTTGCCAGAGCCACCGGAGTAGTAGAGACCTTTTGATGAGGGAGAAGCGAAGACAGCAGGGCCATTGTGTAGCCAGAACTGGAAGGCTTCGGATGAGAGATGAGGGCTGAGTTTCTGGATTAGGATGTTGTGGAAGTCGGCGTGTCTGCCTTCGCCAAAGAGCTTCCAAACATCTTGGTAGCCGAGAGCAGTGAATGATGCGACTTTGAGTTCGAGAAGGTGATTCTGCGAGGGGTTAAGATCAACAGCATGCACTCGGCGGCAGTTCTGCAAACAGAAAGCCAAAATGTTATCGCCAGCTGAACCAATCGCGAGAACGACATCGTTTGAAGTAGGTTTGAGGAGGCGCATGTCGGCCACATCGTCTTCCCATGTGAAAGCATAAATGTAGGAGTCGTTGAAACGAGTGTGCTTGGGAAGAGTGGAGTCGTAGTGAATTCGCCAGTGGTGGTTCTGATACCAGGTAGCCGGGAGAGGGAGACTAGACTGTAGGTTGACGACAGCAGACTCGTATGCTTTCGAATGGATTCCGACATCGTTCTGGGTAGCCCCTGTCTGGAGATCGAGAGCAGAGAGGTAGGGAGATTCAGTGGCGGCGGCATCAATTTCAGCGAGCTTCTGTGTAGATGCACCGTACTCTTTCGAGCAACCAACCCAGATGTAGTAGGGGAGTTTGATGCCGAAGAAGCTGTTTCTGGCGTTGATGCTGAGAACAGTTCCGAAGCGATACTCGAGGTAGTCCTACAACAGGTAAGTGGCTATCCGATCGCGAAGAAGACTCAACGTACTCGTCGTGCAGGCTCAAGATTGACACGGTCAATTTCAAACCATGTCCGCCAAAATACACGTGAGAGCCACATGCAATGACGATCGATAGCACCGCCCATGTAGTTCCTGCCCTTGAAATCGACCTGATTCTGGACGTAGAAGTCGACCACACCAACAACACCGTTGGGACTCATGAGACTATCGATGGAATCAATGACTGGGTAGAACTCGGGTATCATGCTCAACGCATAGCTCATGGTGACAAGTTCGGCACCTCCAGCATCAGCATTCTCATCCAGATCACGAACTGTCTGCCCTTGAGAAACCATCTCCTTGCGTTCGTGTGCTTGTGATTCATGTTCGTGCAGGCGGAAGGCGCGAGCATCTTGGCATATGACCTTGACGTTCGTCCACCCGAGACGGGCGAAACGCTTTCGCGCGATATCACAAAGACTGGGGGAAAGATCCACGACATCTGTGACTGTCAACATAAATACACTCCGAAGTTTGTTTTACTTACAGACTGCGTGGAAGAAGCTCGGTACAGGAACGTACGCGTTCATCTGTTCGACACTACGATTCTGTTAGAAAATATACTTTGAGATCTTCATACATGCAGCTACTTGTGGCCGGTGCCTCCACCGATCTGCCCATCGTTAGCAAAAACGATATGTGTAGGGATTCCTTTCGCGTACATCAACCCAGACTGGGCGTTGTGAGATCAGTCCGGCATCAGTCCGATACTTCAGTTGTGCTGCTACCAGTCCCAGCATGTCTTCGCGGCCTCGGAGAAGCTTCAGGCGTGTGGCATCGTAGACTTCGGCCTGTGCCTTGTAGAAGCTTTCCTAGAAATCAGTCAGCAAATTCACATCTTCGTCCAAGTCTACTTGACGTACAAGAGCATCTTGCTGGCTTCCAGATCCGTCTCCAGTGTGAGGTTTCAGGAAACAACCATAGACAAACTTTAGGTAGGCTTCAACTGTGCCGGGCGCTTGTCCTTTGCTCTTTGGTCTAAGAGCGACTGCAAAGACTGCGGCAAGGAAGAGGCCCACGATGCATAGAGTAACAGTAAGCTGATGGAATGGATCACGGGGAACAAAAGTCGAAAAGTTCAACATGACTGCGACTTTACAACGAAACAAAGGCAATCAGATAAGCGAGTAAGTACAGAGAATTCAACCAGACATCGTAACAACAGCCATGGAGGGGTTATATGAGAACCATTCCGAACATTGATTCCGAGTTCGGTTCGTCACAATGCATACCCACATGATACTAACCAAACCATCCGCTGCGTAAGACGTCGTCCTACTTGTCTCAGAACTTGCCAGCCAATACATCTCGCCACATGTTCTGAAGATCAGTAAACGGAGCGGGGCTAGCTTTCACAGAGAGCAGAGTGGGATGCTCGTATACTGCGGAACTGCCCCTCGTAGACAACCGCCAGAGGCGAATATGCAGGGTCTAATAGAACCGAGTGTTTCTCCAGATATCTTGCGAAGCTATGGAGAAGGAATATGTCAGTCAGCCTATCATATCGAGGTATTTTGCGCGTGGGTTTGAGATGCTTAGTGTTGAGGTTGGACGGTGGAAGTCCGTTGTGGGGCAGCCGGCCAATAGGAAAGAGGCGAGGCACAGCGTGCAAGAATGGCTGACAGGAACGGCTACACACTCCGTAGTCGTGGAGATACCATCTGGGTGACATTATTTAATTGACAGCGACAGTGTAGGTAAACCCCGTTATTCTATTCCTAATGGGCATGTCTGGCGCCTTCATTGTATCTTTTCTGATACGACAGTGTCACGTATTTCATGTCACACAGGTGTACTGTAAAGGGTAGGGGTTCTCCTCGGTCGCGAATTTGCTGCGTCGATATAATCTTTTGAAGTCTTTTGGGTGCGGTAGTTTGGGGTGCCTCGGGTCGACTGTAACATGGTACCAGAGTCGCTACTATATTTTGAGCGCATAATATAAGTTACCAGGGAGTACATCTTTGTCTGCTCTGTGATGTCAAACAATAAATACTATGTATCGTGCAACAGTCAGACACGTGGTAACCGCCACACAGTTAGCGTTGAACAGCAGACTTGAATTTGCAACGCTCGTAAAGTACCGGTAAGCAAAGTATGACTGCATCTGAACTTGAAGCAGTCTTTATGTCTCTAGGATTCGTAAGTAGAGGTGCGCCAAGCCATGATCAGAGCCTCGATAGCAGCATGGCCCCGAAAAGTGTGAGCGTACCTCAATACATGAAATACATCGTTGGTGGCTTTCCTCCTTGTTGTTCATAATCGTCATTCCTCTATAGTACTATGCTGAAGTGGAAGTATTATTACAAGCCCGGCATGAAGCGCACGCATGCAAGCAGCCAAGCCACCCACCCAACTAACCCTTAGGCATAGAAGTTGACCGTGTCCTTCTTCTTTGCTTGTACCTCCGCAATGGCATCAACGTAGTGCTCATGGCTAATCTTTTGATGACCTGTTCGTAGAGCAATCATACCAGCCTCAACGCACACAGCCTTCAGCTGCGCGCCACCAAACTCGTCAGTGCTACGTGCCAGCTCTTGCCAGTTGACAGCATCGTCAACAGTCATTTTCCTGGAGTGAATACGCATGATTTGAGCGCGGGCTTCTTCATTTGGTAGCGGAAACTCAATCTTCCTGTCCAGACGTCCAGAACGGAGCAAAGCAGGATCCAAGACATCGACTCGGTTCGTCGCAGCGAGAACCTTGACGCGGTCATCTGATGCGAAACCGTCTAGCTGGTTAAGGAGCTCCAACATAGTTCGCTGAACTTCCCTGTCTCCAGACTTTTCGGAATCGAATCGCTTTGTACCGACGGCATCCAACTCATCGATGAAGATGATTGACGGAGCCTTTTCTTTTGCCAGGGCAAAGCAATCTCGGACTAGCTTCGCACCATCACCTATAAACATCTGTACGAGTTGTGGACCGGCAAGCTTGAGGAAAGTCGCGTCGGTTTGTGCAGCGCAGGCTCGTGCCAGAAGAGTCTTTCCGGTACCGGGGGGGCCGTACATTAGCGCACCTTGATTCTGTCAGTAAAGTGTATGGGGCGACAGCTCATGATGCTTACCCTTGGGCGCCTTGATGCCGATCTTCTTGAACCGTTCAGCCTCCTTCATAGGCCACACGACAGCCTCAACAAGCTCCTCAATCTGCTTGTCCAGACCTCCGACATCGGTGTACTTTTCCGTTGGCTTCTCGTCGACTTCCATAGCCTTGACTCGACTGTCGTACTCTGCGGGTAGTGTGTCGAGAACGAGATATGAATCCTTATTGACACCAATGAGGTCACCGGGCTTGAGCTTCTCGTGGTCTACTAGACCAATGAGGGGCAAGAATATCGTCTGTCTCGTCGATGTCTTGATGACGGCAGACTTGCCGACACGGGTGGCGTCTAGGTCGATGTTTGCACCTTCCTCTGCCGCCTCTGCTGTGACGTCCAGATCGAGGATTTCGACAACGTTACCGACGAGATACGGTAGTTGCCTGCAAAATGTTAGATGTTGTTTACATACCGTTGTTTGTCAACGTGCTGCAAGAAGAAGCTGTACCTGTTGTTCTCAATCTTATCAAGGTTGTCCTTGATCTTCTCGTTCATCGACGCTTTCTCGTGGGTAAGCCGTTGATACTCGCTCTTCATGATGCGCATGTCGTTGTCCAACAACCGCCTCCGCGCGATGATGTCTCGTGTGCTTGAGTTGAGAATCTCCTCGTCGAGCTGCTCCTCCTCTGGTTCTGCATCCTTCATGTCTGCATCTCCATCGGCCTTCTTTCCGTCCTTGCCTCCGTCTTTCTTGTCATCgtccttcttctcttccttcTCGTGGCGCTCAAGGTCGTCGAGATCTTCGAGCGTAGACATGGTGGCGGTGTGGGGTGAGCGAATTCGTGTAGTGTGTAGTGGTCGGAGACGAGCAGGTAGATGCAGTAGCGATTGTGGAGATAATGGCCGACAAAAAGGTCGTGGTGATGCGGCGTTGCTGTGGAGCTGTCCAGAGGCAGCTATGGATTACGGAAGAAGGTGACTGAGGCCTTAGCTCCGGTCGGGTCTTGGCGCATCTGGATACGCCGATCAGTCGCGTTACCGTTAGTCACGATATCATGGGCTTTATATGTAGATATTATGAGCTATTGTATGAAGTGTGCATATGTGGGATGCGTGTGGTTTTCATGAGTATGATTATACGGCCCACGTATAGTGTGGATGGTGAGGAAGGAGGGGACCTTGATGAGGGCATCGCGGGGCAGGCACACAACCATGACCCGCAGTTTCTGAAAGCTGTTTTTATCTTTACTATCTATACATCTTACCTCTCAAATTTTCTATCCAATTCCTCTGAATACACAAGCAGGCACCATGGCCTAATGGTAAGGCGTTGCTTTCCGGTTTTCGGTATATGGCAAAGATTGTGGGTACGTATCTTCAATCACCTCTTTATGATCTGGACATTGTGCTAATATCAGTATCAGGTTCG is a genomic window containing:
- a CDS encoding BtaA, S-adenosylmethionine:diacylglycerol 3-amino-3-carboxypropyl transferase, giving the protein MLNFSTFVPRDPFHQLTVTLCIVGLFLAAVFAVALRPKSKGQAPGTVEAYLKFVYGCFLKPHTGDGSGSQQDALESFYKAQAEVYDATRLKLLRGREDMLGLVAAQLKYRTDAGLISQRPVWVDIGGGTGHNVEQMNAYVPVPSFFHAVYVVDLSPSLCDIARKRFARLGWTNVKVICQDARAFRLHEHESQAHERKEMVSQGQTVRDLDENADAGGAELVTMSYALSMIPEFYPVIDSIDSLMSPNGVVGVVDFYVQNQVDFKGRNYMGGAIDRHCMWLSRVFWRTWFEIDRVNLEPARRDYLEYRFGTVLSINARNSFFGIKLPYYIWVGCSKEYGASTQKLAEIDAAATESPYLSALDLQTGATQNDVGIHSKAYESAVVNLQSSLPLPATWYQNHHWRIHYDSTLPKHTRFNDSYIYAFTWEDDVADMRLLKPTSNDVVLAIGSAGDNILAFCLQNCRRVHAVDLNPSQNHLLELKVASFTALGYQDVWKLFGEGRHADFHNILIQKLSPHLSSEAFQFWLHNGPAVFASPSSKGLYYSGGSGNALAIAGWLFRILGMTEDVKRLCTAQTLNEQREIWQRSIKTVLHSKILTWAILGNEKWLWKALGVPPTQRAVIEVDFQKTSDYDDTKAPKPDAAADYMAFHEEPSDDALKSTSGNAIYEYVLNTFEPVINTTLLSTSNHYYLLTLLGHYTPTSHPTYLSPKSHLKLSKPNAFNGLRIHTDEISEVIARMRPGTLTIVVVMDSMDWFPPTGTQALKQIRALNHALKVKGRVMLRSAGLEPWYIRVFGECGFSVKRVAVRVPGSCIDRVNMYASTWICTKEVGIESEDAKTHLRKTSLAELKLEGPAMRMD
- a CDS encoding RPT1, ATP-dependent 26S proteasome regulatory subunit encodes the protein MSTLEDLDDLERHEKEEKKDDDKKDGGKDGKKADGDADMKDAEPEEEQLDEEILNSSTRDIIARRRLLDNDMRIMKSEYQRLTHEKASMNEKIKDNLDKIENNRYSFFLQHVDKQRQLPYLVGNVVEILDLDVTAEAAEEGANIDLDATRVGKSAVIKTSTRQTIFLPLIGLVDHEKLKPGDLIGVNKDSYLVLDTLPAEYDSRVKAMEVDEKPTEKYTDVGGLDKQIEELVEAVVWPMKEAERFKKIGIKAPKGALMYGPPGTGKTLLARACAAQTDATFLKLAGPQLVQMFIGDGAKLVRDCFALAKEKAPSIIFIDELDAVGTKRFDSEKSGDREVQRTMLELLNQLDGFASDDRVKVLAATNRVDVLDPALLRSGRLDRKIEFPLPNEEARAQIMRIHSRKMTVDDAVNWQELARSTDEFGGAQLKAVCVEAGMIALRTGHQKISHEHYVDAIAEVQAKKKDTVNFYA